The genomic DNA CGCGCCTCATCTTGATTGATGATGCCGGCGTTGAGGTCAGCGTCGATGGCCATTTGCTTGCCGGGCATGGCGTCTAAAGTGAAGCGGGCACTCACTTCGGAAATACGACCAGCGCCCTTGGTCACCACAACGAAATTAATGATCATCAGAATGGCAAAAACCACCAAACCAACCGTAAAGTTGCCCCCCACCACGAAATCGCCAAATGCTTGGATCACCTGGCCCGCCGCTCCCGCTCCCGCATGGCCTTCAAGCAGCACCACCCTAGTCGAGGCAAGGTTGAGCGACAGCCGCAGCAAGGTGGTCACCAATAGCACCGTGGGAAAGGCGGCGAATTCCATGGGACGCTGGATATAGACCGTGGCCATCAGAACAATCAGCGACAGCGCGATATTGAAGGTGAAGAACATATCTAACATGAAGGGGGGGACCGGCAACACCATCATTGCCAGCATTCCCATCAACAATATCGGCGCACCCAGGCCATTGGCGATTAAATTCTTGAGAGTGGCCTGAATAGTGCTGAGGGTTTGGGTTCGGGTCATCAGTGTCTCCGAGAAACCCATGGCTTTAGCCATGGGAAATTTCTAACCTTTTTGGTTCTCGCTCCTTCTCGCCAAGTTTGCAACATAGATTAGATAATTGATTGTTTACCATATAAATTTAAGGCAACAATCCGGTTAGAATTCTTTCCAGTTATCCTCATTCCCCCTCACAGATAATTCTTGATTTTTTCCCATTTTCATTACGGACGACGGGCGCGTTCTGGATGGTTGTGGAGTAGCTTTAGCGGGAATGCGTGCCGTCGCGGGCTTAGCTACTGTGGGTGGCGGGGTAGCTCGTGTGGATAATTCTTGGCTTTTCAGCGACTTGCCTGACTTTTCCAGCTTTTCGACTGGCGGAAAACTGGATTGGGATGAAGGATTTTTTGCTACAGAAGTGTTTTCTTCCAGTTTGAATTTACTGACCGCGGTCAATAGCTGTTCGGCCTGCTCCTGGAGCGATTCGGAGGCCGAGGCCGCCTCCTCAACCAACGCGGCGTTTTGTTGAGTCACTTCATCCATTTGTGATATTGCCTGGTTGACCTGTTCAATGCCTTTGCTTTGTTCGTTGCTGGCGGCGCTGATTTCGGCCATCAAATCGGTAACGCGCTTGACCGCCTGTACGATATCCCCCATGGTCTGACCGGCTTGTCCTACCAGACGACTGCCGTTATTAACCTGGGTTGTCGAAGCGTCAATGAGAGATTTAATTTCCTTGGCTGCCGTGGCGGAACGACCGGCGAGACTGCGTACTTCCGCCGCGACCACCGAGAACCCCCGCCCCTGTTCACCGGCGCGAGCTGCTTCGACCGCTGCATTCAGGGCTAATATATTAGTTTGAAAGGCTATTCCTTCAATGACCGAGATGATGTCGGCGATTTTAGTGGAGCTTTCGGTGATGGCGCTCATGGTTCGTACTACCTGGCCTACCAGTTCTCCTCCACGCTCGGCCACATCCCGTGCTCCCTGGGCAAACTGATTGGCTTGACTGGCATTGGAGGCATTCTGCTTAACAGTTGAGGTCAATTCTTCCATGGTCGCGCCGGTCTCCTCCAGGGATGCCGCCTGCTGCTCGGTACGCTTGGAGAGATCCATGTTGCCAATGGAGATTTCCCGCGAAGCCGAATTGATGGCTTCTGCTGCGGAGCGAATATCTCCCGCCAGGGTTCCTAGTTGCTGAGTGGTTATATTGGTATTTTCCCGAATGCGGGCAAATTCCCCACCGTAAGTGTTATTGATGCGAATAGTGAGGTCGCCCCGCGCCATGCACTCTAGTGCATTGACGGTGTCGGACACTGCCCCCTCCACTGTTTCCAGGAGTTGGTTGAGGGATTCGGCCAAATTCCGCAAAAAGCCATCCTTGCCAGCAAGATCGATACGACGGGTCAAATCACCGGCCTGGGCGGTATTAACCATTTCCTTAACTTCGTTCTGGACACGTTTCATTTCGGTGCAATCAGTCCACTCTACCACGCTCCCCAGGCGCACTCCTTGCGCGTTGAACACTGGATTTGCCACCAGGTCGAAATTCCGTCCGCCAATGGTGAGGTGTGCCTCATAGTTTGCGTGTAAATTTTTCAACAACAGGCGTTGATGGGCAGGATTGACGTGAAATTCGTCAATGTTGCGACCAACCAGGTCGCGCGCGGTGAAACGTGGCAAATCCTTGCGGATGTCAGCTTCGGCGTGTGCCATCATCTCGATCACGGCACGATTGAGATAAATGAGGTTACCATCGGGATCAGCAATCATGACGTTGGTCGAGACGTTATCCAACGCCGTCTGGACCCGTAACGCCGCGTCAGTCTGACGCCGTGCGTCATTCATATCGAAGGCAAGTTTGATTTGCATTGACTTGAGGGCGAGCATCAAGCGTGCTATTTCATCCCGGCCTTTGGCTTCGATGCGCTGGTCGAAACATCCATTGGTCATTTCCTCGCAGTGCCTCAAGGCCGTAGTCAAAGCGCGTTGCGTGGCACGCAGTGCTAACCATGTCAGCAATGCCAGCAATCCCAATGCACCAATATCAGCGTATTTACCTATCTCGGCGTATTCTGTGGGTAAAAAACCAATCATCGCCAACTTGAAGAAGATAAACAGGCCCAATCCGGTCATGATGCGCCCACGCAAACCGATGTGGCGTAATGAATTGGTCATCCGCGTGAACAACCCGAACCTGTCAGAACGTCCGGCGCGCAGCGCTGCGTAGTGACGCTCCGCTTCATCGACCTGGGCGCGACTTGGTCGGGTGCGTACCGACATGTACCCTACCGTCCGTCCCTTTTCACGGATGGGCATGACGTTGGCTTCCACCCAATAATAATCGCCATTCTTGCAACGATTTTTAACCAATCCGCTCCAGGGGTCGCCACGCTGAATCGTCACCCACAAGTCAGCAAAGGCCGCCTTGGGCATGTCTGGATGACGCACGATACTGTGCGGTGCCCCCAGCAATTCTTTTTCGGCGAATCCGCTGATCGCTACGAATTCATCGTTGACATAGGTAATGATTCCCTCAAGGTCGGTCCTTGAAACAATTCGTGCGTCTCTGCGTACTTCCCGTTCCGTTGTTGTCACCGGCATGTTCATCGGCATGTTCATCCAAATTCAGCGCAAAAACCTCACACCCCCTTTAGGCATGGTGAGGCAGCGCCGTCCTCCTGTATTTTTTGAGTTGAATTTGATCGGTTGGCGGTCTTTCCCGGCGGTCAGTCCTGACGGACTTGGTGACGCTATTACATAATTCCTTATTTAGTTATAGGTGAGGCCACGGCGTGCGAGGGTGCTTTCATCCACCAGGGCCATGTCACGACTTGTCATTAGCCGTTCAATATCCACCAGGATCAGCATACGATTTTCGATGGTTCCCAATCCCATCAAGTATTGAGTATCCAGGGCATTGCCAAACTCTGGCGCTGGTTTGATCTGATCTGCGCCGAGACTGACGACATCGGAAACTCCATCGACCACAGTTCCCACAATACGTCCAGAAAGATTGAGCACGATAACCACAGTGCGTTCATGATAGTCCGCGTTGCCTAGTTGAAATTTTATGCGTAAATCGACAATCGGGACGATGGCTCCGCGTAAATTGACGACCCCTTTGATAAAAGAGGGCGTATTAGCGATAGGAGTCACGGGGTCGTAGCCACGAATTTCCTGTACCTTCAATATGTCCACGGCATACTCCTCGGCTCCCAGGGTAAAAGTGAGAAACTCGTGGACGCCATGGGCGGGATCGATGTTCTGGATCGCTTGAATAGCCATGATGTTTCCTGGATTGAATAAATTTGGACTTTATGGAGGAGCACCTAGCCGGCGCGAGCAGCGCGCCGAACCAGGTAACCTACGTCAAGAATGAGGGCAACGCGACCATCGCCCATGATGGTGGCACCGGAAATACCGTCAACACGGCGGAAGTTCGATTCTAGGCTTTTAATGACCACCTGGTGCTGGCCGACAAGCTGATCCACGAATAGCGCGATGCGTCGCCCTTCGGCCTCCAGCAAGACCAGGATGCCTTCCTCAGGGGCGTGGATGTTCGGGATGATCCTGAACACCTCATGCAGCGGCAATACCGGCAAGTACTCCCCTCGAACTTGCACTACCTGGCCACGTCCACTGATGGTACGAATATCGGCGGCGCGCGGACGCATGGATTCCATGATGTAACCCAAAGAGATAATGAAAATTTCGCCGCCAACCCCTACTGATAGGCCATCCAGAATCGCTAAGGTGAGCGGGAGACGCACGGTGAAGGTACTCCCTACGCCTTGCATTGATGTGATATCCACGGTGCCGCCCATTTCCTGGATATTGCGCCGGACGACATCCATGCCCACGCCGCGCCCCGAGACATCGGTAACCTGTTCGGCAGTGGAAAAACCCGGCGCAAAAATAAGCTGCCAGACTTCCTGATCCAGCATTCCATCATTCACCGCCAAGCCACTTTCCCGCGCCTTAGCAAGGATGCGCGCGCGGTTGAGACCCGCGCCATCATCACGAACCTCAATAACTACGTTACCTCCTTGATGAGAGGCTTCGAGAATGATGTGCCCCAA from Gammaproteobacteria bacterium includes the following:
- a CDS encoding methyl-accepting chemotaxis protein, with the translated sequence MPMNMPVTTTEREVRRDARIVSRTDLEGIITYVNDEFVAISGFAEKELLGAPHSIVRHPDMPKAAFADLWVTIQRGDPWSGLVKNRCKNGDYYWVEANVMPIREKGRTVGYMSVRTRPSRAQVDEAERHYAALRAGRSDRFGLFTRMTNSLRHIGLRGRIMTGLGLFIFFKLAMIGFLPTEYAEIGKYADIGALGLLALLTWLALRATQRALTTALRHCEEMTNGCFDQRIEAKGRDEIARLMLALKSMQIKLAFDMNDARRQTDAALRVQTALDNVSTNVMIADPDGNLIYLNRAVIEMMAHAEADIRKDLPRFTARDLVGRNIDEFHVNPAHQRLLLKNLHANYEAHLTIGGRNFDLVANPVFNAQGVRLGSVVEWTDCTEMKRVQNEVKEMVNTAQAGDLTRRIDLAGKDGFLRNLAESLNQLLETVEGAVSDTVNALECMARGDLTIRINNTYGGEFARIRENTNITTQQLGTLAGDIRSAAEAINSASREISIGNMDLSKRTEQQAASLEETGATMEELTSTVKQNASNASQANQFAQGARDVAERGGELVGQVVRTMSAITESSTKIADIISVIEGIAFQTNILALNAAVEAARAGEQGRGFSVVAAEVRSLAGRSATAAKEIKSLIDASTTQVNNGSRLVGQAGQTMGDIVQAVKRVTDLMAEISAASNEQSKGIEQVNQAISQMDEVTQQNAALVEEAASASESLQEQAEQLLTAVSKFKLEENTSVAKNPSSQSSFPPVEKLEKSGKSLKSQELSTRATPPPTVAKPATARIPAKATPQPSRTRPSSVMKMGKNQELSVRGNEDNWKEF
- the cheW gene encoding chemotaxis protein CheW, coding for MAIQAIQNIDPAHGVHEFLTFTLGAEEYAVDILKVQEIRGYDPVTPIANTPSFIKGVVNLRGAIVPIVDLRIKFQLGNADYHERTVVIVLNLSGRIVGTVVDGVSDVVSLGADQIKPAPEFGNALDTQYLMGLGTIENRMLILVDIERLMTSRDMALVDESTLARRGLTYN